In Bacillus sp. KH172YL63, one genomic interval encodes:
- the carB gene encoding carbamoyl-phosphate synthase large subunit yields the protein MPKRTDIKSILVIGSGPIIIGQAAEFDYAGTQACIALKEEGYRVILVNSNPATIMTDAEMADKVYIEPLTLEFVSRIIRKERPDAVLPTLGGQTGLNLAVELAQSGVLEECGVEILGTKLSAIEKAEDRDLFRNLMNELEEPVPESEIIRTVEEAFQFVKEVGFPVIVRPAYTLGGTGGGICHTEEELKEIVGSGLKYSPVTQCLLEKSIAGFKEIEYEVMRDASDNAIVVCNMENVDPVGIHTGDSIVVAPSQTLSDREYQMLRNTSLKIIRALGIEGGCNVQLALDPDSFQYYIIEVNPRVSRSSALASKATGYPIAKLAAKIAVGLTLDEMMNPVTGKTYASFEPALDYVVTKIPRWPFDKFEAAKRNLGTQMKATGEVMAIGRTFEESLLKAIRSLECNTYHLELNDAEQFTDEWIEKRIRKAGDERLFYIGEALRRGVTIERIHEWSRIDLFFLYKMNRIVEFERELANEPFDLELAGKAKRMGFADHKLARLWNCTERELYYWRKESGLIPVYKMVDTCAAEFESETPYFYGTYEDENESQVTARESVIVLGSGPIRIGQGVEFDYATVHSVWAIKEAGYEAIIVNNNPETVSTDFSISDKLYFEPLTVEDVMHIIDLEKPKGVVVQFGGQTAINLADELVSRGVKILGTSLADLDRAENRDKFEHTLKELSIPQPEGKTAVSVEGAILIAEDIGYPVLVRPSYVLGGRAMEIVYRKEELLQYMQNAVKVNPEHPVLIDRYLIGKEIEVDAISDGVDVVIPGIMEHIERAGVHSGDSIAVYPPQQLSSEQKQTIVDYTTRLAKGLNIVGLLNIQYVISKGEVFVLEVNPRSSRTVPFISKITNVPMANMATKAILGISLKDQGYESGLIPEKHGVYVKVPVFSFAKLRRVDITLGPEMKSTGEVMGKDSTLEKALYKGMVAAGMQMKEYGSVLMTVADKDKDEAVRLARRFIDIGYSILATKGTAGHLKQANIAVSEVDKIGSKGPTLLDIIQSGETQLVINTLTKGKQPERDGFRIRRESVENGIPCLTSLDTAEAILRVIESMTFSAEALQSQQKTREAVYQ from the coding sequence ATGCCTAAACGTACAGATATCAAGAGCATATTAGTGATCGGAAGCGGACCCATCATCATCGGCCAGGCGGCAGAATTCGACTACGCCGGAACACAAGCATGTATCGCATTAAAAGAAGAAGGCTATCGGGTGATCCTGGTGAATTCGAATCCTGCCACCATTATGACTGACGCAGAAATGGCAGATAAAGTGTACATTGAACCGTTGACGCTCGAGTTTGTCAGCAGGATCATTCGTAAAGAGCGGCCGGACGCTGTCCTTCCAACATTGGGGGGACAAACAGGATTGAACCTGGCTGTTGAGCTCGCACAATCCGGTGTGTTGGAAGAATGTGGGGTGGAGATTCTCGGTACAAAGCTTTCTGCCATTGAAAAAGCAGAAGACCGGGACCTTTTTAGAAACCTGATGAATGAACTGGAAGAACCGGTGCCGGAAAGTGAGATCATCCGGACGGTGGAGGAAGCCTTTCAGTTTGTGAAAGAAGTTGGCTTCCCGGTCATTGTGCGCCCTGCATACACGCTCGGGGGCACAGGCGGTGGAATCTGTCATACGGAAGAGGAACTGAAGGAAATCGTTGGTTCCGGGTTGAAGTACAGCCCGGTGACCCAATGCTTACTGGAAAAAAGCATTGCAGGGTTTAAAGAAATAGAGTACGAGGTCATGAGGGATGCATCCGATAACGCCATCGTCGTATGTAATATGGAGAATGTCGACCCAGTGGGGATCCATACAGGGGATTCGATCGTGGTGGCACCGAGTCAGACTTTAAGCGACAGGGAATATCAGATGCTCCGTAATACGAGCCTGAAAATCATCCGTGCCCTTGGGATCGAAGGAGGGTGTAACGTACAGTTGGCCCTCGATCCGGATAGCTTCCAATACTACATCATCGAAGTGAATCCCAGGGTGAGCCGTTCATCTGCCCTCGCTTCCAAGGCAACAGGCTATCCGATTGCCAAGCTTGCAGCAAAGATCGCCGTCGGACTGACGCTCGATGAGATGATGAACCCTGTTACCGGTAAAACCTATGCATCGTTTGAGCCTGCACTGGATTACGTCGTGACCAAAATTCCGAGATGGCCATTTGACAAATTTGAAGCGGCCAAGCGCAACCTGGGCACCCAAATGAAAGCGACCGGTGAAGTCATGGCAATCGGCAGGACGTTTGAAGAGTCGCTTCTGAAGGCGATCCGCTCACTTGAATGCAACACGTATCATCTTGAATTGAACGACGCTGAACAATTTACCGACGAATGGATTGAAAAGAGGATACGTAAAGCAGGGGACGAAAGGCTCTTCTATATCGGCGAAGCACTCCGAAGAGGGGTGACGATCGAAAGAATACACGAATGGAGCAGAATCGATCTATTCTTCTTGTACAAGATGAATAGAATCGTAGAATTCGAAAGGGAACTGGCCAATGAACCTTTCGATCTTGAACTGGCAGGGAAAGCGAAGAGAATGGGCTTTGCAGATCATAAGCTCGCAAGACTGTGGAACTGTACGGAAAGGGAGCTTTATTACTGGAGAAAGGAAAGTGGATTGATCCCCGTATATAAAATGGTGGATACATGTGCGGCAGAATTTGAATCAGAAACGCCCTATTTCTATGGCACGTACGAGGACGAGAATGAGTCTCAGGTCACCGCACGGGAGAGTGTCATCGTCCTTGGGTCAGGCCCGATCAGGATCGGGCAGGGGGTGGAGTTCGATTATGCAACGGTGCATTCTGTCTGGGCAATCAAGGAAGCAGGGTATGAGGCGATCATCGTAAATAACAACCCAGAAACGGTTTCAACTGATTTCAGCATATCGGATAAACTATACTTCGAGCCGCTGACCGTAGAAGATGTGATGCATATTATCGATCTTGAAAAACCAAAGGGCGTCGTCGTCCAGTTCGGCGGTCAAACTGCGATCAACCTTGCAGACGAACTCGTAAGCAGGGGCGTCAAAATTCTTGGAACTTCCCTTGCGGATCTCGACCGGGCAGAGAACCGGGATAAGTTCGAGCATACGCTGAAGGAACTCTCCATCCCGCAGCCCGAAGGAAAAACAGCTGTATCCGTCGAAGGGGCCATCCTCATTGCCGAAGATATCGGATACCCGGTGCTCGTCAGACCATCATATGTGCTGGGGGGAAGGGCGATGGAAATCGTCTACCGGAAAGAGGAGCTTTTGCAATATATGCAAAATGCCGTGAAGGTCAATCCAGAGCACCCTGTATTGATTGACAGGTATTTGATCGGGAAGGAAATTGAAGTCGATGCCATCTCTGATGGAGTGGATGTGGTCATCCCGGGGATCATGGAACATATCGAACGGGCCGGGGTCCACTCCGGGGATTCCATTGCTGTATATCCGCCGCAACAGCTGTCATCTGAACAGAAGCAGACGATCGTTGATTACACGACCCGTTTGGCCAAAGGCTTGAACATCGTCGGCTTATTGAATATCCAATACGTCATCTCAAAAGGAGAGGTATTCGTCCTGGAAGTGAATCCACGCTCCAGCCGGACAGTACCGTTCATCAGTAAAATCACCAATGTACCAATGGCGAATATGGCGACAAAGGCCATACTCGGAATCTCCTTGAAAGATCAAGGCTATGAGTCAGGTTTGATACCCGAGAAACACGGTGTGTACGTGAAGGTACCTGTCTTCTCCTTTGCTAAACTGAGACGGGTTGACATCACCCTTGGCCCTGAAATGAAATCGACGGGGGAAGTGATGGGGAAAGACTCTACCTTGGAAAAAGCCCTGTACAAAGGAATGGTAGCGGCGGGGATGCAGATGAAAGAATACGGTTCGGTGTTAATGACGGTGGCTGATAAAGATAAGGATGAAGCGGTCCGACTCGCTAGGCGCTTTATCGATATCGGATACAGCATCCTTGCGACGAAAGGGACTGCCGGGCATCTAAAGCAAGCAAATATCGCCGTCAGTGAAGTGGATAAGATCGGGTCAAAAGGACCGACCCTGCTGGATATCAT